In the Geobacter sp. FeAm09 genome, one interval contains:
- a CDS encoding glycosyltransferase family 2 protein: MLNGKRIVVVLPAYNAARTLEMTWREIPSDIVDEMILVDDASHDDTAEVARRLGIPVIIHPVNKGYGGNQKSCYRAALACGADIVVMLHPDYQYTPKLVPAMASMIAYGEFDAVLASRILGTGALKGGMPLYKYVANRFLTLIENILLGQKLSEYHTGYRAFSRRLLETLPLGMNSDDFIFDNQMLAQIVFFGFRIGEVSCPTKYFPEASSINFYRSTVYGFGVLKTALSFRLAAWGLFTSRLFRQDTPPHRVRQS; encoded by the coding sequence ATGCTCAACGGCAAGAGGATCGTGGTGGTACTGCCGGCCTACAATGCGGCGCGAACCCTGGAGATGACGTGGCGGGAAATTCCTTCCGACATCGTGGACGAGATGATCCTCGTGGATGATGCCAGCCATGACGACACAGCGGAGGTGGCTCGCCGCCTCGGTATTCCCGTCATTATCCATCCGGTCAACAAGGGGTATGGGGGCAACCAGAAATCGTGCTACCGTGCCGCGCTGGCATGTGGGGCCGATATCGTCGTCATGCTGCACCCGGATTACCAGTACACGCCGAAACTGGTGCCGGCCATGGCCTCGATGATCGCCTACGGGGAGTTCGACGCCGTGCTCGCCTCGCGCATCCTCGGGACCGGGGCGCTCAAGGGGGGCATGCCGCTGTACAAGTACGTTGCAAACCGCTTTCTGACCTTGATTGAGAACATCCTGCTCGGCCAGAAGCTCTCGGAATACCATACCGGCTACCGGGCTTTTTCCCGCCGGCTCCTTGAAACCCTTCCCCTGGGCATGAATTCGGACGACTTCATCTTCGACAATCAGATGCTGGCCCAGATCGTCTTCTTCGGTTTCCGGATCGGCGAGGTGAGTTGCCCGACCAAGTATTTCCCCGAGGCATCTTCCATCAATTTCTACCGCAGCACCGTCTATGGCTTTGGCGTCCTGAAAACCGCGCTCAGTTTCCGGCTCGCCGCCTGGGGGCTGTTCACGTCGCGGCTGTTCCGCCAGGACACCCCGCCACACAGGGTACGGCAATCATAG